In Labilibaculum sp. DW002, the genomic window CGGCTAGTCTATTTCATAAAAAAAAGATTTACACAGCAACAATATCTTCTCTCATACTGTACAAAACAAATAAAACTTCTTCTTTCTCTCGCTGATCAATATGATTCATATCCAAAGCCTTCATCATATCAGATATTACAGCCAAGAACTCCGTATCGCTAATGTTTAAGCCTTTGTGTGTAGCGAGCATATCCATACCTTTGTATACACTTGGACCGCCCGTACCAGCAATAAAAAAAGTAGCTGCACCATTTTTCAATGTTGGCATATCCATCTTTGCATTTTCAAATCTCGTTGCAATTGCTGGATTTATTAGATGCAAATCTACAACGTCATTAGCAATCTTTGTTATTCCCTCTGTTCCACCTAATCGTTCATAAAGTGATCCTTCCATCTCTCGTCCTCCTGTTTTTAGTGAATAGACAAGAAGTTAAGGATTTGACAAAGCAAAGTCAATAAGCATATCTTATTTAGACCGTAAGGCACAACACAAATGCATCTCCTACTTGTTAACCGCATTTCGCCAACTAATATCGCAGGCTTCATTTAAGATCGTATACACATCGTACTCATTAAATTGATTCCGGTTTTGCAACTGATCACGAAAATTATCAGCATACATGTTCATATAGGAAAAATCGCCTCCCGAAGCCAAAAGGTTCTGTGCATAAGGCGTAAATAATTTCACAAGCTCTTCTCTTACTTCTTCTTTGCTACTCTGCTTGTTTATTGCTGATAAATCAATCATACGATAATGTTTTTTCTATTTGAATAATGCGGCTCGAATTTAATGAAATTATATGAATGAGCGACTGCCAAAGGGCTAATCAGGATCTACAACAACAAGTAAAATTAACTTTAATCTAATTCTTACAGGTTATTTAAATACTTTCTTAATTTACCTGAATTATTATTTCATAATTAAATAATATGTAAATTCACCTAGCTTTCTTACCTAATACGTTTATAGATCAATAGTAGATGTAACAGGCTTATTTATTCATCAAACAAAACCAAAATGAGTTTAAAAAAAGCAATAAAGATAATATTATTTGGGTTTTTAATCAGCTCAATTACAGCAGGTATATATTTCATTTATAATGTCTCTCAACAATTTAATAAACTTGAACAAGGGACAGCTTATTTGTTCAACAAGACCGATACGATTCCTTTCACCTACTCCACATCTGGTCATATTCTAATAGATGTAAAAATAAGCAATAGCGATCAATCCTATCCTTTCATGTTGGATTGTGGGGCGGCTAATTTCATTTTTAAAGGTCGATTTAGTGAAGATTTTTTTCATAATAATGGCTTCGGAATTGGGATAGGATCAAAGGGAAACTTTTTTACCTCCAAAATAAAAAGTATTGATTCTTTAAAAATTGGGACAACCAAATTTCATGATTTAAATGCAAAAGAAATCGAATTTAACCACGATTGCTCTCAAGAAATATACGGATTGATAGGAACAGGTATTATGCATCATTTCGAATGGAATATTGATTTTGAAAAAAAAATAATTGTACTCTCTAAAAATATCGATGATTTTAATATTGATGAAAGTGCAATAAAAATACCATTAAGCATTAATTCCCGCAGTCATCATTTAAGAACATCCATTTTATTCGGAAAAAATAAAAAAGCACATGAAGTATTGGTTGATATTGGAAACAGTGGAACTCTGCTTATGAAGGAGGATCTGATAATTAAGGATTCTTTAAACGCAAAATCTATTATTATAGCAGGTGAAATTTCAAGTGGACTTGGGAAAGCCGATGTTAAAAATCAAATTGAAAAAATCTATTTGATAGATAGTATGCTTTTCAATAACACTGATTATAAAATCTCATCTATACCAATTCAAACAAGTACTAATGCATTAAGTTTGCTAGGTCTAGGTTTCTTTGAGCAATACAAAACTACATTAAGTTGGAAAACAAAAACATTGTATTTACAGCCTTACAAAACCGAACAGAATTTTATTTGGGAGACTTTTGGAATTAAAATTGAATATGATGACGATTTAGAAAAAGTAAGGATTAGTAATGTTATTGAAGAGTCCGCTGCATTTTACGCTGAAATTCCAATTAATACTGAGGTGATATCAATTAATAATATTTCGCTAGATAATGAAAAATCACTTTGCGATTTCAAATCACAAAAACATGGAAAATACATGAATTTAGTTCTTTTAATTAATGGCATTGAGCAAGAATATCAATTGGAAAAGGAACCTGTGTTTGAATAGGACATTACAACCAGAAAAAGGTTACCTACATAGGTCTTGATAGGTAAGTGACAGTTGTCGGAAGTCGAAAAAATAAGTAAGACAGCTTGTGCAAATAATTAAACTTATAGAATATGTCATTAAAGAAGAGTGTTTTCGTTTTACTCATTTTAAGCATTATCCCCATATTAATGGGCTATGATTCTCAGTTATCTACTCATTATGAGCATTTATTAGCAAATCAGCAGCATCCTAGCTACTATGTTGACATTTTTAACTTTTGTTTTAGCCTGCCTGCTTCGATAGGCTTACTCGTTGGTGCTTTTGCTGTTGACAAATGGAATGTAAGGAAGTTCGTAACGATCATTCTTGCACTACTTTCCGCATCGAGCTTACTCCTACAATTTCTTGATTCTTATGGTTTTCTTCTATCTCAAAGGTTTGTCTTAGGCTTTTCATCGGGTTTCTTGCTAATTAGCTGTAAGGTGTTTATTACAGATATTGCCGATCCAAAACACAGGGGGAAATTCTTATTCTTTTTCTTGGGCGCATCAACGATTGGATTTGTTTCTTTTCAAATTTTCAACTCTTATTTTTATGAAATATTGGCCGATTTCTCTTATGCCAGTCTTCAAATTCCATTTATTATTCTTCCTTTATTCTTATTTTTTATAATTCGATATTTACCCAATAATTCGAGTGTGCCTAAAAATAACTTGTATTCTCTTAAATACTTATTTAAGCCAAAACAGAGGGTCTTGATCTTGATAATGGTACTTGTTGCCACACTAACTACATTCGCTAATTGGAATCTTTATTTTTACGTTTCTAGTCAGATTATTTTTGAGCAACAAAATGATTTACTAGGTTTGCTTCCAACTTTCACAGGAATTGCAGGAACAATTTTCGGTTTCATCTTTATCGACATTTTTGGTAGAAGAGGGCTTCTAAAATTTGGAATAATTGCTCTAATTATTTGTTCTGCAACTAATCTTGTTGTTTCGCTAATTACAGCTGAACCCTTACTTATTTTTGGCTTTCTTTATTTATATTCTTTTTTATTCTCCTTTACAATTCTCTCTACCGGTTTTATAATCATCCTAGAATATTTACCATCTCAGATTAGAGGTCGCGGGATGCTTTTGTTTTCGATCATTTGGTGGGTACCCGATACGATTAACAATATTTTAAACAAGACGCTAATATTAGATTCAAATTACAATGTGGCAATATCCTCCTTAATAATACTAACAACACTCACAATAAGTCTGGTAATAACACGGAGGCATTTGATTGAGACAAAAGGATTATCATTAGAAGCAATTAAAAACAGAATTAATATTGAATAAATAAACGCGGTATTTCAAAAGCTTACTTAAAACGAAATTAAGAAAGAACATACCAATAATAGGCATTTGAAATTGATTAGAATATTAATCTAAAACCCCAAGAACATGAAAAAATCATTATTAATTATCCTAGGTATTTTTCTACTTGCTATCCTATCGAATACCGAACCGTTAAAAAACATAGTGAGTCCGTATATACACACAATAGCCAATTTAACTGCTGCTGGTGGTTTGGTTGCCTTATTTTTTCAGTTTAAACGCGAGAGAGATTTAAACGAAGCCGATTTTATCTTACGGATTAATAATGATTTCATGATGAATGAATCGATGTCTAGAATATATAAGCTTTTAGAAGAATCAAAAGTTGAAGGACAAAAGGAGAATCCTTTTTCTCAAGATGATATCATCGACATGGCTAATTATCTTACCTATTTTGATCCATTTTATTCTTTAATAGAAAGGAAAATTGTCAAAATTGAAAGTATTGATCCTGTTTTAGCATATCGTTTTTATCTGGCAGTCAACAATAAATATATGCAGCAAATGCTAATCTGTTCGAAGGACAAAGAAATCGCATGGGAATCGATTTACAAGTTGTATTCTTATTGGGGTAAATACAGAGAAAATTTAGGAAGAGAAATTTGGCAAAGCAATCATTCCTTATCAAAAAACGACTGCTACAACAAAATTGTAAGAAGTTAACTGAATGCTTCTGCTGGAACTTACTTGTATCGCTTTGCATTTTATAAGCTAAGCCACAGGATAAAATCATGCAGTAGCTAGGGAAGATAAACTTCGCTAGCCTATATCCAACCGCTTACATCCCGAAGATTTAGCCGTACATCGAAAAAAGATTTTTCATCATATCAATCCTTATATATTTGTGCTATCTATAATTTGCATAGATAACATACACTAAATAAATTAAGGAAAAATGAACTTAACACAGGTAAAAAGAATCTTTTTATTAGCAGTTGTGGCCGTTTCGATGCTAGCACAAGCTAATGCACAGGTGAATTACAAAACCCGTGAAGAAATTCCAGAGAAATACAAATGGAACTTTTCTGATATTTATAAAACATGGGATGCTTGGGAAGCTGATTTCGGAGCTATAAAAACTGACATGGAAGAGATCATCTCTTACAAGGGAACTCTTGGAAATAGCTCAAACGATTTATTGAAGCTAATGAAAACCCAAGAGAGTTTAATGAAGAAAGCCTATAAGGTTTATCAATTTGTTTCTTTCCAATCGACTGTAGACTCTCGTAATATGGAATTGCAAGCTAAATTGCAACAAGTTGGACTTTTGTTTGCCAGTTTTGGACCTACAACAGCATGGATTGCACCAGAAATGATTGCGATACCTGAAGCTACCATGAAAGAATGGTTGGCTGAAAACAAAGACTTAAATGTTTACAAGTTTGAATTGTTAGACATGTATCGTATGCAGAAGCATGTATTAGATGAAAAAATGGGACGATTGGTTTCTTTCTTTTCTCAGTCATCGGGTACAGCTGGTAGCGTATTTAAAGCCTTGTCTACAACAGATATCGAATTCCAGGAGATTGAATTGTCAGATGGTAAGAAGGTAAAAGTAACTCCAGGCATGTATTCACATATCACGAGTACTAACTTGAATCAGGAAGATCGTAAGAAAGCTTACGAAGCCTTATATGATGTTTATTACAAGAATAAAAACACTTATGCTGCTATTTACGAAGGTATCATTCAATCGAAATGGGCTAATGCTCGTGCAGCAAATTATGAGTCAAATTTAGATGCATCTCTTGAAGGGAATAACATTCCTAAGGATGTTTATTTGAATCTTATCAATACAGTTAGAGAAAATACGGCTCCTGTGCAGAAATACACAAAACTTCGTAAAAAGATTTTAGGTCTTGAGAAGTATTATGGTTTCGATGGTTCAATGAGCTTAGTTGATTTCCACAAAACATACCCATATGAAGAGGCTGTTGAGATCGTAACAGAATCTGTTCTTCCTTTAGGAAAAGAATATCAAGCTAAACTAGCTAAAGCAACAGCTTCAGGATGGTTAGACGTGTATGAGAACCCGGGTAAGCGCGGTGGTGCTTTTTCTGCCGGAGTATACGGCGTTCACCCATACATGTTATTAAACTACGATGAGACTTTAGAGTATGTATTTACTTTAGCTCACGAGCTTGGTCATACCATGCACACAACTCTATCTAACGAAACTCAGCCTTTCGCAACGCATGGTTATACCATTTTTGTTGCTGAAGTAGCTTCTACTTTCAACGAGCGTTTACTGTTAGATCATATGATGGAGAATACTAAAGATCCTAAGGAGCGTATTGCTTTATTGAATCAAGCTATTCAAGGAATCATTGGAACTTTCTATGCTCAAACGATGTTTGCTGATTTCGAATATCAAGCTCACACAATGATTGAGAAAAATCAGCCGGTTAATGCAGATATCTTCGCAAAGATTTGGGGTGATATTGCACAGAAGTACTATGGTGATGTTTCAGAGAAAACGAAATATTCAAACTACCCTTGGACTCGTATTCCCCACTTCTACAATTCACCTTTCTACGTTTACCAGTATGCAACTTGCTATGCATCATCGGCTAAATTGTACAAGGATGTAACTGAAGGTAAAAAGAAAGATAGAAAAGCGGCTCTTAAGCGCTACACAACTTTATTGCAATCTGGTGGAAACGATTTCCCAATGGAGCAATTGAAAAAAGCTGGTGTTGACTTGTCAAAACCAGAAGCTATTCTAGCGGTAATCAAACAACTTGATGAATTGGTTGACCAATTGGCTATCGAAATTGAAAAGCTTGAAAAATAATTGTCCTTAATTATAAATAGCAAAGGCAGTTCCTTAGGGAACTGCCTTTTTTGCTTCTATGCTTTTCTTTTTTTTTATTTCAGATACGAAAACGCATCTCTATTTTCGACCGTATTGTGTCCCGAACCTTTTATGCCAACTCTAAACATGGCTTTTGCCAAGTCTGTTGACTTTATACTGGCCGATGGTCCCATTAATTTAATCAATGGATAAAGTGTTCGGTACAGGCGATAACTAAAATTAGGTTCGTATCGCTTGCTTACCGGATAAATGTATCCTGGCCGAAAAGTAGAAATGTTATCTAAGTTAGCGAACAGATAGTTTTCAGCCATTCCCTTGTACTTCGCAAAAGATATACGACTTTTTTCTTTTCGATCGGCTCCTGCTCCACTTAAAAAAATCAAATTAGCTTTGGGACTATGCTTTTTCAACATCTTAGTAAAAGCGATGGTAAAATCTACCGTAATCTCTTTAAATTGCTCATCGGGAACTGCTCCTGTGTACACGCCAATGCAAAAATAAACCACATCGATATTTTCAAACGCATTTTCATGATTTGAATAATCTAAAAAATCAGTAATTACAAGTTCATTCAGTTTATCATGTTGTTCACTCCTCTTTTTTCTCACTAAACTGGTCACTTTACTGATTTCCTGAGAATCTAAACAGTATTGCAGAATTAAATCCCCTATCATTCCACTAGCTCCAGTTATTAGTACATTCTTCATGCGTGTTTTATTTCAATTAGATCTTATAATAAGGAAGAATCCTAGCTTCTTCATAAAGCTCGTAGCAAGATAAGAAACTAATCTGCCTTTTTATATTCGATTGGCAAAGTTGAATCTTTTGGCTTATATTTAATTCTGCTATTAAACCACATACCAATTATACATTTTCATCCTTTAAAAAGCGAAAAAATGAAACGATTAATTCTTGTATTTGCAGTAATTGCGATGTGCACGCATGCTTTTGCACAAGATGTAAGCCAAGACAAAGAGGCTATCAAGAAAGTAATTCAAACAGCTTATGTAGATGGATTACAGAATGAAGGCGATATGGATAAAATTGATTCTGGAATTCACCCAGACTTCAACCTACTGGGAATTGGTGAAAATAACAACATGTGGAAGCTTCCTATTGACAAATGGAAAGAACAAACAGCAAAGAAAAAGGCCGATGGTAAATTTCCTAGAACTGGAGATAAATTGGTAAGTGTAAAATTTGAATCTATTGATATTACAGGAACCGCTGCGGTTGCAAAAATCCAATTCTATGTAGGCAAAAAACTAACTTACGTTGATTACATCTCCCTTTACAAATTCGATAACGGATGGAAAATGGTGAATAAAATCTACTACAAGTTTCCAGATATGAAGTAATTTAATTTAGAAAATGAAAGGCCACTGCGAAATTGAATTGCAGTGGCCTTTTAATTTCTAGATCTACATTAATTTGGAATGAGGAACACAGAGAAAAACATTTAACCACAAAGGTAAACGAAGGATATCACAAAGAACACAAAGGAAATTAATTCCACGATACAATAAAACATTTACCACAGAGGCACAGAGGAACACAGAGAAAAACATTTAACCACAAAGGTAAACGAAGGATATCACAAAGAACACAAAGGAAATTAATTCCACAATACAATAAAACATTTACCACAGAGGCACAGAGGAACACAGAGAAAAATTTTAAACACCAAGGTAAACGAAGGATATCACAAAGAACACAAAGGAAATTAATTCCACAATACAATAAAACATTTACCACAGAGGCACCGAGGAACACAGAGAAAAATTTTAACCACAAAGGCAAACAAAGGATCTCACAAAGAACACAAAGGAAATTAATTCCACAATACAATAAAACATCTACCACAGAGGCACCGAGGAACACAGAGAAAAATTTTAAACACCAAGGTAAACGAAGGATCTCACGAAGTAAATGAATTGCAAGATTCATTAAAAACATTTACCACAGAGTTACACCGAGAAAAAATATTTAACCACAAAGGCAAACAAAGGATCTCAAAAAGACAAAAAGAAAAATAATTGCACGATACAATAAAACATTTACCACAGTGTTACACAGAGAAAGGCCACTACAAATTGAATTGCAGTGACCTTTTCATTAGCCTAAAATAAGATTCAGAGGCTTATTTTTTTGCCTCCTGAAGTGCCTTGTTTTCCTCAAGAATACGTGCTTTTTGATGTCCATTCAAGCCATGCTTGTAATAATGTTCAGGTTTATAATAAATATGATTTTGCTTCATTCCCTCCTCATGCACATCCTGGCTCAAATCACAATCAAAACGCAATAATACCGCATGGTTTTCTTTCCATGTTGTAACCGTTGTTAAATGTGAAATTCCCCAAGTAATTCCTCTTCCATCTTTTGTGTCGGTAAAAGCATCTGGAATAAATGGACCTCCAGCATTAGGCATCAACGAAACGATTGAAGCAATGTTAAAATTTACTCCATCTTTGGCATACTGAATGGTATTGTGCTCGTTACCATCACGAATTACCAAAGCTGCAATCCCCTCTTTAAATGGAAAGAGTGTGGTTTCGTGTCCTGAGTTAATTACCGGATTTAGCGAACATTTTGTAAATGGTCCCAATGGATTATCTGCCGTTGCTAAACCTTGCATACGAATCAAATTTGGCTTTCCATTCGCATCCGACTTGTAATACAAATAGATTTTCCCTTTGTACACCAATGGATATGGATCGTGAATAGAATACTGATCCCACGCTCCTGCTGCTCCGTTTGGAATCACAATTTTATTGTAAGGAGTCCATGGCCCATCAGGCGAATTTGCGTAAGAAACTGCAACTGGGCAATCGTCACCACGTTTGCCACTAGCTTGCATAAAACCTTGATAATACAAGTAATATTTGCCTTTCCATTCCAAAATATCTGTTGTTGAAACCGATCTCCATCCTACATGAGGTTTCGGTGGACGAGGTACAGCAACACCTTGCTCTTCCCAAGTAAAACCATCTTCACTAGTTGCATACCAAATTTCACACAAATCCCAATCGCTCGATGGAATGGTATCATTACACTTCGCTGCTCCTTGAGGCGGCGTTGGCGTATTACGATACGTATACCAAACGTAATACTTTCCATTGGCAAAAATTACCTTAGAAGGATCTCGACGAGAAATAGTACCATTGTGATTGTTGTAATCAAAACCTTTTAGCTCGGTATATTTGAATTGTGTATAAAGTTCATTGCCCTGAGGGATTGGTGCCATATACGCATCGTAGTTACGCTCCATTGCGGCACTTAAGGCTCGTTTTGGCTTCTCTTTCGGAAGTTTAAAAGGAAACGCATCCTCCGAAGAATAAACAGCCCTATCAGAATCATCATGACGAGCACTTTGTTTTGAATCATTACATCCCGACAAGGCAATTACAATACCTGCAAGAAATAGAAAATATTTTTTCATAGCGATCTAATTATTTAATTGAAAGTTGAATGGTATTACTCTTAATATCTTCTGATGAAGCTGAAATTTCAGCAGAGCCTGTTTTGGTTGTTGACTGAACAATCATCATGCAACGGCCTTTGTGACTTGTAACACTGTTCGATTGATAATCTTCTGTATTTCTAGCAGAACCATTATCAACGCCCAACAATTTAACATCTCCTTCTATCTCAAAAGTAATTTTTGCATTCTCAGCAATCACAGGATTATTATCCTTATCGAAAAGCTGAGCAAAAATATGAGCTACTTCGTATCCATCCGCAGTTAACCTTGTTTTATCAACAGTTAGTTTAATGCTTACCGGCGCAGATGATGTCGCAATTTGACTAGAGGTATCTTTGCCATCTGTAACACCTTTTGCTACTAATTTTCCTTCTTGAAAAGGAACAAACCATTTGTAAATACGATCTTCAAAATCTATCAGATTTTTAGAACCTAAAGATTTTCCATTTAGGAATAACTCAACCTTTGGGCAATTTGAAATTACTTCAACAATTACATCTTGTCCTTTCTTATAATTCCAGTGTTCTTCTACAGGATACCACACCCAAGTACGTTTTTGCCATTTCCCTGTTTTTTTCTCGACAATCTTCTTATTTAGCAGTTTGTATTCAGATTTTTTAAGTGTGTTAGAACTGATATAGATATGAGCATCATCTTGCCAAAGTGTTTTGTACATATGGAAGTTAGGTTTTTCGAAACCAGCCAAATCGAGCAATCCACTTTCGGTAGCTTTGCGTGGCCATTGTCCGTTCGATTCCCCTAAATAATCCGTTCCAGTCCAAAGAAAAGTACCAGAAACAGAAGGACGTTCCTGAATGGCCTTCCACTCGTGCCATTGTCCTAAATTTTCAGTTCCCATTACAATTTTATCTGGATAGTTCTTTCTTGCATAATCATACATTACACGACGGTAACTAAAGCCAACAATATCCAAGGCATCGGCATAACCTGTTTCAAAACTTGCCGATGGAAGGATACAATTTGCAATTACTGGGCGGCTCGTATCCAACTCTTTTGTCAATGAAGCTAATTTTTGAGCTGTTGCGCCAATGTTATGATCTTTTGCAGAAAGACTATTGTATACTGAACGTATTTTTTCTGTTGAAAAAGGAGGTTGAGACCAGAAATATCCACCTTGCCAATCCATATTATTAAAAAATCCTGTAGCTATTTTATTTCGAGGGTAAGTCCATTCAATTTCGTTACCAATACTCCACTGAAAAACAGATGGATGGTTGCGATGAGCCAAGATGGTATTCTTTAAATCAAATTCAGCCCATTCTTGAAAATGCTCTGTATATCCACGAGTAATGTAATCATCATGACGCTCATTCATGTTTAAGCGTTTGTCTTTTGGATAGTCCCACTCATCGAAAAATTCATCTTGAACCAAAAATCCCATTTCATCACATAACTCTAGCAACTCTTCGGATGCTGGATTGTGCGAAATACGTAAGGCATTACATCCTCCATCTTTCAAGATCTCTAAACGACGTCTCCAAACACCTTTAGGAACTGCGGCGCCAACCAAACCACCATCGTGATGCTGACATACGCCTTTAATTTTCATATTTACACCATTCAAAAAGAAACCTTCTTTCTTATCAAAACGGATCGAGCGAATACCAAAAGTCGTTTTATAGGAATCTATTGTTTGATCTAACTGTACAATTTTTGTTACGGCTTGATATAAATTAGGAGAATCAATACTCCACAATTCAGGTTTTTCAATTGAAACAGATTGCATTAAAGTCGTTTCTCCTTTCTTTAGTTTCAATACATTTGAAACAGCTTCGCCAACTTTAACTCCTGCAGGGTTAAAAAACGCAGTACTAACTATGCAAGATTGCATCTCATCATACTCATTTGATACTTTTACATCAATAGAAACTGTCGCTTCATCTTTAGATACCTTAGGAGTCCTTACAAAAGTTCCCCAAATTGGAATGTGTAGCTTGTTGACCGTAATTAACTTTACATTCCTATAAATTCCCGATCCGCTATACCATCGACTATCCGCATATCTTGTATGATCAACCTTTACAGCAATTACATTGTCTTTTCCAGACTCGTTCAAATAGGGAGTTAAATTGAAATAAAAAGGGGTATAACCATTAGGGTGATTGCCTAATTTATTCCCATTAAGCCATATTTCAGAGTTATTATAGATGCCATCAAATAAAATATAGGTTGATTCGTTCGTTTTGGCATCTATCGAAAAATGCTTTCGATACCATCCTAATCCTCCTGGAAGATACCCAGTACAACCTTCTCCATTAATTGAATCAAAAGGGAATTCAATACTCCAATCGTGCGGTAAATCTACGGTACGCCATGATGCATCATCTGTGTTTAAGAAATAGGCATCATTGACTTTCTCTAAGGAAAATTTCCATCCAAAATTAAAATCCGATTCTCGGTCTATTTTCTGGACTGATTGGCATGCGCACAAAATGAGAACTGACAATCCTAGAATTAATTTATTAATCATACGGGGAATACTTTTACTTAATTTCATATTACGATTACCCGAAGATGCATCAATAGATGTGCAACACCACAAAAATTACATGGACAAAAACTGAACAATGCCCATTTTAAAAGCTTTTAATACTGAACAAATAAAGTTTTACATTTAAATTTATACCTTTAAAAATGGACAATACACTACTACACTGACTTAACAACAACTCGAAATGACATATAGACTAATCATCCTTCTGTTTCTACTTCAACCATTCATCCTTTTCGGCCAAAAAGACTCAGTAACTACTATTCAGAATCCGAAACAATCAGATGATGTTTTTCTAAATTTAGACAATCGGTATAGCAAAAAATACTCAGAAGAAACAGTGTATGAATTAAAAAATCAATACGCCAAACAAATGGCTAATGGTGATACCTTAAAAGCAATAAACACCATTTCGAAGCTTGGTAACATTTATGCAAATCATGCATCCTATTCCTTAGCTTATCAGCAATTTTGGGATGCTCTTTTATTAGCTGATGAATTGAACGACATAAAAACTACCGCTAGATCCTTAGAAGACCTAGCTTGGCTATACATCTCCTTCAAAAGAAAAGAAGAAGCAATTGAATATTTTCAAATTTCCTTAAAAATAAAGAAACAACTAATTGCAAAAAATGAATTAGCTAAAAAAAATCTAATCCCTAATTATTATGGTCTTACAACACTTTATAGAGAAACGAATGAACCTTTAAAATCAAAAGCTTACCTAGATAGCTGCTTCATGATTCATTACTCAGGAAGAGATTCTAAGCAAGATAAACCGTTCTTACAAGCAGAAGAAAGCTACTATCACTTAAATCAAAATCATGACACTCAAGCTCTTGAAAGCATGCATTCCATTGAGCCATGGTTTATAAAAAATCAACCAGATTATCTGGTAATGCTTTATTCATTTATAGGGGATGCCTACAAAAAAACAAGACAATACGATAAGAGTGAACGCTACTATAAAAGATCTATAGAAATAAGTAAGAATTATAAAAGTCACATGAATTACATCCCAAGAGTGTATGAGCATTTATCGGAGCTTTATATAAACATAGGGAATTATAAAAATGCGCACCAATATTTACTGGAAGCCAAGCGCTTAAATGAACAATTATTTGACAGCAGAAGTGAAAACAACAAAGCCTTATTTGAAATAAATGATGAATTTAGAAAGGTTAAAGAAGCTCAAAATGAATTAATACAAGAACAACGTTTGGCTCAATTAGAACAAGAGGATCGCATTTGGTTTTTACAAAAACTATTGCTGATTGGTACGATCATTTTCATCCTTATTGTGGTAATATTTTACGTTCGATATTTAAAAAGCAGACATCAAACACAACAAAAAATAGCGAGAGAAAAACGGGAGTTAGAAAATAGAAAGAATAGAGAATTGCTTGAACTCAAAAATAAAGAATTAGCCATATCTGCTCTTCAACTTATTGAAAAAGATGAGCTATTAAAACAATTGAAGACCAGTTTAACAAAT contains:
- a CDS encoding sugar-binding domain-containing protein, whose product is MINKLILGLSVLILCACQSVQKIDRESDFNFGWKFSLEKVNDAYFLNTDDASWRTVDLPHDWSIEFPFDSINGEGCTGYLPGGLGWYRKHFSIDAKTNESTYILFDGIYNNSEIWLNGNKLGNHPNGYTPFYFNLTPYLNESGKDNVIAVKVDHTRYADSRWYSGSGIYRNVKLITVNKLHIPIWGTFVRTPKVSKDEATVSIDVKVSNEYDEMQSCIVSTAFFNPAGVKVGEAVSNVLKLKKGETTLMQSVSIEKPELWSIDSPNLYQAVTKIVQLDQTIDSYKTTFGIRSIRFDKKEGFFLNGVNMKIKGVCQHHDGGLVGAAVPKGVWRRRLEILKDGGCNALRISHNPASEELLELCDEMGFLVQDEFFDEWDYPKDKRLNMNERHDDYITRGYTEHFQEWAEFDLKNTILAHRNHPSVFQWSIGNEIEWTYPRNKIATGFFNNMDWQGGYFWSQPPFSTEKIRSVYNSLSAKDHNIGATAQKLASLTKELDTSRPVIANCILPSASFETGYADALDIVGFSYRRVMYDYARKNYPDKIVMGTENLGQWHEWKAIQERPSVSGTFLWTGTDYLGESNGQWPRKATESGLLDLAGFEKPNFHMYKTLWQDDAHIYISSNTLKKSEYKLLNKKIVEKKTGKWQKRTWVWYPVEEHWNYKKGQDVIVEVISNCPKVELFLNGKSLGSKNLIDFEDRIYKWFVPFQEGKLVAKGVTDGKDTSSQIATSSAPVSIKLTVDKTRLTADGYEVAHIFAQLFDKDNNPVIAENAKITFEIEGDVKLLGVDNGSARNTEDYQSNSVTSHKGRCMMIVQSTTKTGSAEISASSEDIKSNTIQLSIK
- a CDS encoding glycoside hydrolase family 117 protein is translated as MKKYFLFLAGIVIALSGCNDSKQSARHDDSDRAVYSSEDAFPFKLPKEKPKRALSAAMERNYDAYMAPIPQGNELYTQFKYTELKGFDYNNHNGTISRRDPSKVIFANGKYYVWYTYRNTPTPPQGAAKCNDTIPSSDWDLCEIWYATSEDGFTWEEQGVAVPRPPKPHVGWRSVSTTDILEWKGKYYLYYQGFMQASGKRGDDCPVAVSYANSPDGPWTPYNKIVIPNGAAGAWDQYSIHDPYPLVYKGKIYLYYKSDANGKPNLIRMQGLATADNPLGPFTKCSLNPVINSGHETTLFPFKEGIAALVIRDGNEHNTIQYAKDGVNFNIASIVSLMPNAGGPFIPDAFTDTKDGRGITWGISHLTTVTTWKENHAVLLRFDCDLSQDVHEEGMKQNHIYYKPEHYYKHGLNGHQKARILEENKALQEAKK
- a CDS encoding tetratricopeptide repeat protein; amino-acid sequence: MTYRLIILLFLLQPFILFGQKDSVTTIQNPKQSDDVFLNLDNRYSKKYSEETVYELKNQYAKQMANGDTLKAINTISKLGNIYANHASYSLAYQQFWDALLLADELNDIKTTARSLEDLAWLYISFKRKEEAIEYFQISLKIKKQLIAKNELAKKNLIPNYYGLTTLYRETNEPLKSKAYLDSCFMIHYSGRDSKQDKPFLQAEESYYHLNQNHDTQALESMHSIEPWFIKNQPDYLVMLYSFIGDAYKKTRQYDKSERYYKRSIEISKNYKSHMNYIPRVYEHLSELYINIGNYKNAHQYLLEAKRLNEQLFDSRSENNKALFEINDEFRKVKEAQNELIQEQRLAQLEQEDRIWFLQKLLLIGTIIFILIVVIFYVRYLKSRHQTQQKIAREKRELENRKNRELLELKNKELAISALQLIEKDELLKQLKTSLTNNPVPPTESEVNKLFKSISLSNAQNWKQFEARFVSVNQAFFKKINSTYPKLTAGDLRLCALVRLNFSSKDISKLMGISNESVHTLRYRLRKKMGLARADNLFKHLEQLG